A single genomic interval of Rhododendron vialii isolate Sample 1 chromosome 3a, ASM3025357v1 harbors:
- the LOC131320708 gene encoding cyclin-U4-1-like, which yields MAELENPQAIIMPRVIRLLSSLLERVAESNDLGRRLETGHGGKISVFDGLTRPTISVQSYLERIFKYANCSPSCFAVAYVYLDRFAQRQPLLPIDSFNVHRLIITSCLVSAKFMDDMYYNNAYYAKVGGISTREMNLLEVDFLFGLGFQLNVTPDTFHAYCRYLQGEMLLGSPQIIGSTPKLHCCSGTEDESTHQHQLAV from the exons ATGGCCGAGCTCGAGAACCCCCAGGCCATAATCATGCCCAGAGTCATAAGACTGCTCTCTTCCCTTCTTGAGAGAGTTGCCGAGTCGAACGACCTCGGTCGTCGGCTCGAGACGGGCCATGGAGGGAAGATCTCGGTGTTTGATGGGCTTACCAGGCCCACAATCTCTGTCCAGAGTTACTTGGAGAGGATATTCAAGTACGCGAACTGCAGCCCGTCGTGTTTCGCGGTGGCCTACGTTTATCTGGACCGGTTTGCGCAGCGGCAGCCGCTCTTGCCCATCGATTCATTCAATGTGCATCGCTTGATCATCACCAGTTGTTTGGTTTCTGCCAAGTTCATGGATGATAT gtattaCAACAATGCTTACTATGCCAAGGTTGGGGGAATCAGCACAAGAGAGATGAACCTACTTGAGGTGGActtcttgtttggtttgggcttcCAATTGAACGTCACACCCGACACCTTCCACGCCTACTGTCGCTATCTCCAAGGAGAGATGTTGCTGGGATCTCCACAAATTATTGGGAGCACACCGAAGCTCCATTGCTGTTCTGGCACTGAAGATGAATCCACCCACCAACATCAATTGGCTGTCTAG